The proteins below are encoded in one region of Pseudonocardia sp. DSM 110487:
- a CDS encoding ABC transporter substrate-binding protein codes for MSGISRRAFLGASGALAATTLLAACGGGAGGSSGGSGLRWWDHYSALQNFHEDWAQRQSQAMGVSVEYTYNDVTRAIEALQLANQGKQLPDVYTNILNIPLAALVREGWVHELALSDEVKARLPEGALTEGITNIDGKVYGLPLFAFRQYAAATWFNRDIVAAAGIDPANPPTSYDAFRDACRRIAAQGEVPMMLALGGKARMREQINDMACAAGFPGFEGRLFTTGEFAYHHDAYVTAIDFWKELNDTGAIIPGAINFTVANACTRWAAGTAGFFPDGPWCAGGVKAVNPEFVPTMEVGPILTPEPGTQPVVYRGAPASQIFVAGSTADPGHAIALVSSFTTPEYQAGLAAGMDQPPMNLDIVETADVTEPYRRVVGYFRDQVKRMPEAVVRNPQVAAVEALEKPISPDLGDIVQGYLGGNIPDLRAALRQLSDASTADRERALKQATDEGAQVSLDDWAFPDWQQATDYVYA; via the coding sequence ATGTCCGGAATCAGCCGTCGGGCCTTTCTCGGCGCCAGTGGTGCCCTCGCCGCCACGACCCTGCTCGCCGCCTGTGGGGGCGGCGCGGGCGGATCCTCGGGCGGAAGCGGGCTGCGGTGGTGGGACCACTACAGCGCGCTGCAGAACTTCCACGAGGACTGGGCGCAGCGCCAGTCGCAGGCCATGGGCGTGAGCGTGGAGTACACCTACAACGACGTCACCCGGGCGATCGAGGCGCTGCAGCTGGCCAACCAGGGCAAGCAGTTGCCGGACGTCTACACGAACATCCTGAACATCCCGCTCGCCGCGCTGGTGCGGGAGGGGTGGGTCCACGAGCTGGCCCTCTCCGACGAGGTGAAGGCGCGGCTGCCGGAGGGCGCCCTCACCGAGGGGATCACGAACATCGACGGCAAGGTGTACGGGCTACCGCTGTTCGCCTTCCGCCAGTACGCCGCCGCCACCTGGTTCAACCGCGACATCGTCGCCGCGGCGGGGATCGATCCGGCCAACCCGCCCACCAGCTACGACGCCTTCCGCGACGCGTGCCGCCGGATCGCGGCGCAGGGAGAGGTGCCGATGATGCTGGCGCTGGGCGGGAAGGCGCGGATGCGGGAGCAGATCAACGACATGGCGTGCGCCGCGGGCTTCCCCGGCTTCGAGGGGCGGCTGTTCACCACCGGGGAGTTCGCCTACCACCACGACGCCTACGTCACGGCCATCGACTTCTGGAAGGAGCTGAACGACACCGGCGCGATCATCCCCGGCGCCATCAACTTCACCGTGGCCAACGCGTGCACCCGGTGGGCGGCCGGGACTGCGGGCTTCTTTCCCGACGGGCCGTGGTGCGCAGGCGGGGTCAAGGCCGTCAACCCGGAGTTCGTGCCGACCATGGAGGTCGGCCCGATCCTGACCCCCGAGCCCGGTACGCAGCCCGTCGTCTACCGCGGGGCGCCGGCGTCGCAGATCTTCGTCGCGGGCAGCACCGCCGACCCCGGGCACGCGATCGCTCTCGTCAGCTCGTTCACCACGCCCGAGTACCAAGCGGGCCTCGCCGCGGGCATGGACCAGCCGCCGATGAACCTCGACATCGTCGAGACGGCCGACGTCACCGAGCCGTACCGGCGGGTGGTCGGCTACTTCCGCGATCAGGTGAAACGCATGCCGGAGGCCGTGGTGCGCAATCCGCAGGTCGCCGCGGTCGAGGCGCTCGAGAAGCCCATCAGCCCGGACCTCGGGGACATCGTCCAGGGCTACCTCGGCGGCAACATCCCCGATCTGCGCGCCGCCCTCCGCCAGCTCAGCGACGCGTCCACCGCCGACCGGGAGCGCGCCTTGAAGCAGGCCACCGATGAAGGCGCCCAGGTCTCTCTCGACGACTGGGCGTTCCCCGACTGGCAGCAGGCCACCGACTACGTCTACGCCTGA
- a CDS encoding carbohydrate ABC transporter permease: protein MSTATIATAKVPRRARSPWAALRRLPWWGAVLLLALLGLLWIYPFGWMVSASLKSSTEVFSGGVGLWPEVFVWENYARAWDDAGFGRYMLNTVIVTLATVVIVVVRCALCGYVLGRYRFPGSRIIVGILVATLFVPTGYTIIPIVKLSLELGVLNSLTGMILALGGAANVSFILIYAGYFRQLPKELEEAAIMDGAGFFRVFWTIMLPLSMPVTATVALLTFLATWNAFFLPLVFSFSRPELRTLSVGMQAFVGENATDWSGMAAAGVISIVPIVALFLFLQRYFVEGIAGAVKS from the coding sequence ATGAGCACCGCGACGATCGCGACGGCGAAGGTGCCCCGCCGCGCACGCAGCCCGTGGGCGGCGTTGCGGCGCCTCCCGTGGTGGGGCGCGGTCCTGCTGCTCGCGCTGCTCGGACTGCTGTGGATCTACCCCTTCGGGTGGATGGTGTCGGCCTCGCTGAAGAGCTCGACGGAGGTCTTCAGCGGCGGCGTGGGCCTGTGGCCCGAGGTGTTCGTCTGGGAGAACTACGCCCGGGCATGGGACGACGCCGGCTTCGGGCGCTACATGCTGAACACGGTGATCGTCACCCTGGCGACCGTCGTAATCGTGGTCGTCCGCTGCGCGCTGTGCGGGTACGTGCTGGGCCGCTACCGGTTCCCTGGGTCGCGGATCATCGTGGGGATCCTCGTCGCCACGCTGTTCGTGCCGACCGGCTACACGATCATCCCGATCGTCAAGCTGTCGCTGGAGCTGGGTGTCCTCAACTCGCTCACCGGGATGATCCTTGCCCTCGGCGGCGCGGCGAACGTGTCGTTCATCCTGATCTACGCGGGCTACTTCCGGCAGCTCCCGAAGGAGCTCGAGGAAGCGGCGATCATGGACGGCGCGGGCTTCTTCCGCGTGTTCTGGACCATCATGCTGCCGTTGTCGATGCCGGTCACGGCCACGGTCGCCCTGCTCACGTTCCTGGCCACCTGGAACGCCTTCTTCCTGCCGCTTGTCTTCTCGTTCAGCCGCCCGGAACTGCGCACCCTGAGCGTGGGGATGCAGGCGTTCGTGGGGGAGAACGCCACCGACTGGTCGGGAATGGCCGCGGCGGGCGTCATCTCGATCGTCCCCATCGTGGCGCTCTTCCTGTTCCTGCAGCGCTACTTCGTCGAAGGCATCGCAGGCGCCGTCAAATCCTGA
- a CDS encoding carbohydrate ABC transporter permease, with protein MTAAPPRGPRDRNAALRRRNLWIWAFLMPTVVLYGLYTVYPIIASYWYSLVEWNGFEAEQRFVGISNYEAVLADPGFWNSVWVTVVFMLLVAPARIVLSLLLAIVLNSPKLPFAALFRTVYFLPVVTTTAIVGVVMQFIFDPSSGPINAALQTLGQSKGINFLGESGLALLTVSAVYVWKFFGITMIYWLAALQTIPRDLYEAATIDGASAVRTFRHITLPLLMPFLLIITVLTIEDTFRAFDLMQSMTGGGPFFGTEVIEIYIYRWAFAASIPQLGFASAAAVLFGLFVMVFGFFQLWAVYAARRLREATR; from the coding sequence GTGACCGCAGCCCCACCCCGCGGTCCCCGCGACCGCAACGCGGCGCTCCGCCGCAGGAACCTGTGGATCTGGGCGTTCCTCATGCCCACCGTGGTGCTCTACGGCCTATACACCGTCTACCCGATCATCGCGAGCTACTGGTACTCGCTCGTGGAGTGGAACGGGTTCGAGGCCGAGCAGCGCTTCGTGGGGATCAGCAACTACGAGGCCGTGCTGGCCGATCCCGGGTTCTGGAACTCGGTGTGGGTCACGGTCGTCTTCATGCTGCTCGTGGCGCCGGCCCGGATCGTCCTGAGTCTCCTGCTGGCGATCGTGCTCAACTCGCCGAAGCTGCCGTTCGCCGCGCTGTTCCGGACGGTCTACTTCCTCCCCGTGGTGACGACGACGGCGATCGTCGGCGTCGTCATGCAGTTCATCTTCGATCCGTCGAGCGGCCCCATCAACGCCGCACTGCAGACGCTCGGGCAGTCGAAGGGGATCAACTTCCTCGGTGAGTCCGGACTGGCCCTCCTGACCGTCTCGGCCGTCTACGTGTGGAAGTTCTTCGGGATCACGATGATCTATTGGCTGGCCGCCCTGCAGACGATCCCACGCGACCTCTACGAGGCGGCGACGATCGACGGCGCCTCCGCCGTGCGGACGTTCCGGCACATCACACTGCCCCTGCTGATGCCGTTCCTGCTCATCATCACCGTGCTCACGATCGAGGACACGTTCCGCGCCTTCGACCTGATGCAGTCGATGACCGGCGGCGGACCGTTCTTCGGCACCGAGGTCATCGAGATCTACATCTACCGGTGGGCATTCGCCGCCTCGATTCCCCAGCTGGGCTTCGCGTCGGCGGCCGCGGTGCTGTTCGGCCTGTTCGTGATGGTGTTCGGCTTCTTCCAGTTGTGGGCCGTGTACGCCGCTCGGCGCCTGAGGGAGGCGACCCGATGA
- a CDS encoding GntR family transcriptional regulator: MPGPLDQLTIETEPSPALAATVVPAIRRMITTGVLPQGVHLREAELATALGMSRGPVREALVELAREGLVVLRRHRGAQVITLTTADAEEVYTLRRALERLAVERACGRLTANHLAELDAILDRMRELDADYSPAVAVELDLAFHDVLVRAAEHSRLERSWQQIRSQVAMFLHDRHLARRDFHEIAHPEHRAVRDIVAAGDPALAVEAIENHLVGAYDRLVAARTDAG, translated from the coding sequence GTGCCCGGGCCCCTCGACCAGCTCACCATCGAGACCGAACCCAGCCCGGCGCTGGCCGCCACCGTCGTGCCCGCGATTCGCCGGATGATCACGACCGGCGTCCTGCCCCAGGGGGTGCACCTGCGCGAGGCGGAGCTCGCCACCGCGCTGGGGATGAGCCGCGGCCCGGTGCGCGAGGCACTCGTCGAGCTGGCACGCGAGGGCCTCGTCGTGCTCCGGCGCCACCGCGGCGCGCAGGTCATCACACTGACCACGGCCGACGCCGAGGAGGTCTACACCCTGCGGCGCGCGCTCGAGCGGCTCGCCGTCGAGCGGGCGTGCGGTCGGCTCACCGCCAACCACCTCGCGGAGCTCGACGCCATCCTCGACCGCATGCGGGAGCTCGACGCCGACTACTCCCCCGCCGTCGCCGTCGAGCTCGACCTCGCCTTCCACGACGTGCTGGTGCGCGCCGCAGAGCACTCACGGCTGGAGCGGTCGTGGCAGCAGATCCGCAGCCAGGTCGCGATGTTCCTGCACGATCGCCACCTCGCACGCAGGGACTTCCACGAGATCGCCCACCCCGAGCACCGCGCCGTGCGCGACATCGTCGCCGCGGGCGACCCAGCCCTCGCCGTCGAGGCGATCGAGAACCACCTCGTCGGCGCCTACGACCGGCTGGTCGCGGCGCGCACCGACGCCGGCTGA
- a CDS encoding VOC family protein, giving the protein MTTSDQYASVRYVVDDVQAAVDFYTSHLGFTVNMNAAPAFADVLRGPLRLLLSGPTSSGARATPDDAASAGRNRIHLIVDDLDAEVARLRDAGLPFRSDLVSGPGGRQILLADPAGNLVELFQPAPRP; this is encoded by the coding sequence ATGACCACATCCGATCAGTACGCGAGCGTCCGGTACGTCGTCGACGACGTGCAGGCCGCCGTCGACTTCTACACCTCCCACCTCGGCTTCACGGTGAACATGAACGCCGCACCCGCGTTCGCCGACGTGCTCCGCGGCCCGCTGCGGCTGCTGCTGTCCGGGCCCACCAGCTCCGGCGCCCGGGCCACCCCCGACGACGCCGCTTCTGCCGGCCGCAACCGGATCCATCTCATCGTCGACGACCTGGACGCCGAGGTCGCCCGGCTCCGCGACGCCGGCCTGCCGTTCCGCAGCGACCTGGTCAGCGGGCCCGGCGGGCGCCAGATCCTGCTCGCCGACCCGGCGGGCAACCTGGTCGAGTTGTTCCAGCCCGCGCCGCGGCCCTGA